A single Alcanivorax borkumensis SK2 DNA region contains:
- a CDS encoding OapA family protein, with product MKQLISAAGRLVRQFPRTHLLLSMVLLGGVILIAFRPDSTEPTPERIQNISLPERVTPTPQPTNKPATIATEWQTVTVKAGDSLSSLLQPLGIGAQQVYKLIGSDTRLERLASLRPGDTLQVAISDEQTLTAVQYHPSRVETLTARLKNGRWQTRISQREYQKQTRFAQAQITDSLFLAGAAAGISDKLTLQLANLFAWDVDFVLDIRKGDRFRILYEELYLDGEKVGVGDILMAEFWNRDRHLTAFRYKTLSGDVEYLDIKGGSLRKEFIRTPVAFSRISSRFSLGRKHPILNRIRAHKGIDYAAPSGTPIKAAGDGKVIFAGIKGGYGNVLIIKHGQSYTTLYAHMRNFAKDMRVGRRVKQGQTIGYVGMSGLATGPHLHYEFRINGVHRNPLTVPLPKARGINDNERAEFLIAANQLKAQMTLFSEASTLASSDVF from the coding sequence ATGAAACAACTTATCTCTGCTGCCGGCAGGCTGGTGCGCCAGTTCCCACGCACCCATTTACTGCTGAGCATGGTATTGCTGGGCGGCGTCATCCTGATCGCTTTTCGCCCCGACAGTACCGAACCCACCCCGGAACGCATCCAAAACATAAGTCTGCCGGAACGCGTAACACCGACACCACAACCCACCAACAAGCCCGCCACTATTGCCACAGAATGGCAAACGGTGACGGTAAAAGCTGGCGACAGCCTATCTTCCCTACTCCAGCCTCTAGGTATTGGAGCTCAACAAGTTTACAAGCTGATCGGCAGTGATACACGGCTGGAGCGATTAGCCTCTTTGCGCCCTGGCGACACCCTGCAGGTTGCCATTAGTGACGAACAAACGCTGACCGCAGTACAGTATCACCCCTCCCGGGTGGAAACCCTCACCGCTCGCCTCAAAAATGGCCGCTGGCAGACTCGTATCAGCCAGCGCGAATATCAGAAACAAACCCGTTTTGCCCAGGCTCAAATTACCGACTCATTATTCCTCGCCGGTGCAGCCGCTGGAATCAGTGACAAGCTGACGTTACAACTAGCCAATCTATTCGCCTGGGATGTGGATTTTGTTCTGGATATTCGCAAGGGTGATCGCTTCCGCATCCTTTACGAAGAACTCTACTTGGACGGCGAAAAAGTGGGGGTCGGCGACATATTGATGGCCGAGTTCTGGAATCGGGACCGCCACCTGACAGCCTTTCGCTATAAAACCCTATCCGGGGATGTGGAATACCTAGATATCAAGGGGGGCTCCCTGCGTAAGGAATTCATCCGCACCCCGGTAGCCTTCTCTCGCATCAGTTCACGCTTCAGCCTAGGCCGTAAACACCCCATTCTTAACCGCATTCGCGCTCACAAAGGGATCGACTACGCCGCCCCCTCCGGCACCCCGATCAAGGCGGCCGGGGACGGCAAGGTCATCTTCGCCGGCATAAAAGGTGGCTACGGCAATGTATTAATCATCAAGCATGGTCAGAGCTACACCACCCTCTACGCTCACATGCGGAATTTTGCCAAAGACATGCGCGTAGGCCGCCGAGTGAAGCAGGGCCAAACCATTGGCTACGTGGGCATGTCCGGCCTAGCCACGGGCCCGCACCTGCACTATGAATTCCGCATCAACGGCGTTCACCGCAATCCACTGACCGTACCCCTTCCTAAGGCTCGCGGCATCAACGACAATGAGAGAGCGGAGTTTCTGATCGCCGCCAACCAGCTAAAGGCACAAATGACCCTGTTCTCCGAAGCCTCAACACTGGCCAGCAGCGATGTCTTCTAA
- the tyrS gene encoding tyrosine--tRNA ligase: MATVDQQLALITRGADEIIQQEELRKKLALGRPLRVKAGFDPTAPDLHLGHTVLINKLRQFQELGHEVIFLIGDFTGMIGDPTGKSATRPPLSREDVLRNADTYKEQVFKILDESKTRVEFNSSWMNTIGAAGMIKLAGQYTVARMLERDDFDKRYKGNQPIAIHEFLYPLVQGYDSVALEADVELGGTDQKFNLLMGRTLQKTYGQSPQICLTMPILEGLDGVQKMSKSLGNYVGVNDAPGEMYRKLLSLPDSLTWRYYELLSACSNERIEALKAEAVALGSPQEAKKAFALEMVERFHGVEAAQAAPKSAGNQIALGHIPDNVPEVEVDIGEQESIHILPLLREAGLVQNGKAAKDVFGRGAVYLDGAQLNEEASFSRGDSHVIQAGKKKIARVTIK; encoded by the coding sequence ATGGCCACGGTGGATCAGCAACTGGCACTTATTACCCGCGGGGCGGATGAGATCATCCAGCAAGAGGAGTTGCGGAAAAAACTGGCATTAGGCCGACCGTTACGAGTGAAAGCGGGCTTTGACCCCACCGCCCCGGACTTGCATCTGGGACATACAGTATTGATCAACAAGCTGCGCCAGTTCCAGGAGTTGGGGCACGAGGTGATTTTTCTGATTGGTGATTTTACCGGAATGATTGGCGATCCTACAGGTAAAAGCGCCACTCGTCCGCCTCTCAGTCGCGAGGATGTACTGCGTAACGCTGACACCTACAAAGAGCAGGTGTTCAAGATTCTTGATGAAAGTAAGACTCGGGTTGAATTCAATTCCAGCTGGATGAATACGATCGGAGCGGCCGGCATGATTAAGCTGGCGGGCCAATATACTGTAGCGCGAATGCTGGAGCGTGATGATTTTGACAAGCGCTATAAAGGTAATCAGCCCATTGCTATCCATGAATTTCTCTATCCGTTGGTCCAAGGATATGACTCTGTGGCGCTGGAGGCGGATGTGGAGCTGGGCGGTACGGATCAGAAGTTCAACCTGCTAATGGGTCGGACCCTGCAAAAGACTTACGGCCAGTCGCCGCAAATCTGTCTGACCATGCCGATTTTGGAAGGGTTGGACGGCGTTCAGAAGATGTCAAAGTCCTTGGGTAACTATGTAGGGGTTAATGATGCTCCGGGTGAAATGTACCGTAAGTTGCTCTCACTTCCAGACAGTTTGACTTGGCGCTACTATGAGTTGCTCAGTGCCTGCTCAAATGAGCGCATTGAGGCGTTGAAAGCTGAGGCCGTCGCTTTGGGGTCACCTCAGGAGGCGAAGAAAGCCTTTGCGCTAGAAATGGTAGAACGTTTCCATGGTGTGGAGGCCGCTCAGGCGGCGCCCAAATCGGCTGGCAATCAGATTGCGCTGGGTCATATTCCGGACAATGTGCCTGAGGTAGAGGTGGATATCGGTGAGCAGGAGAGTATCCATATTCTCCCGTTACTTCGAGAGGCAGGGCTTGTTCAGAACGGAAAAGCCGCTAAAGATGTGTTTGGGCGGGGTGCGGTGTATCTGGATGGCGCTCAACTGAATGAAGAGGCATCTTTTTCCCGCGGTGATAGTCATGTGATTCAGGCAGGAAAGAAGAAGATTGCCCGTGTGACGATCAAATAG
- a CDS encoding AMP-binding protein: MITDKSTITPLKALARLRSQQGDAVAFVQPLGGGELREYTWKQVDEEARKIAAYLQSIGMQKGDHVALVSKNCAEWIITDVAIWMAGGVSVPLYPTLVAETVRQILEHSESKFLFVGKLDDWDIMKAGVPDGVQQIALSLAPADVLKDFPKWPDIIRDTAPLLEVNAPALTDLATIVYTSGTTGMPKGVMHDFEGLSTVGEKMIKLYDLKPDGRMISYLPLSHVAERVAVEIAVLYVGNKIFFAESLDTFGEDIKRAQPTVFFAVPRIWSKFYQKASEALPPKKLNLLLKIPIVNKIIKKKILGAMGLDECRIALSGAAALSPEIIAWFKKLDLEILEGYGMTENLAWSHSTEEGDQQIGWVGTPNDGVECRIGDGGEILVRSVGNLKGYYKQPDKTAEDLTEDGWLHTGDVGEIDGKGRLRITGRVKEIFKTEKGKYVAPAPIENRLSTMPGLELACVIGQGMGQPVALLNLTPEEQERLSKDGEKERFNKELEKLLARVNEELDPHERLTTLIVCKDAWTVENNLITPTLKLKRNEIEKRYGDAIVRWSKTRGVVWEA; the protein is encoded by the coding sequence ATGATAACAGATAAGAGTACGATCACTCCCCTTAAGGCACTGGCTCGGCTCCGTTCGCAACAGGGTGACGCAGTAGCGTTTGTTCAGCCACTAGGTGGTGGCGAGCTGCGTGAATACACTTGGAAACAGGTAGATGAAGAAGCGCGCAAGATTGCGGCGTATTTGCAATCTATCGGGATGCAGAAAGGTGACCATGTTGCGCTGGTTTCTAAGAACTGTGCTGAGTGGATTATTACCGATGTGGCGATTTGGATGGCAGGAGGCGTTAGCGTTCCTTTATACCCAACCCTTGTGGCTGAAACCGTGCGCCAAATTCTGGAGCACAGCGAATCCAAATTCCTTTTTGTCGGCAAGCTTGACGACTGGGACATAATGAAAGCCGGTGTACCTGACGGTGTTCAGCAGATCGCCTTGAGTCTAGCTCCTGCAGATGTGTTGAAGGACTTCCCGAAGTGGCCAGATATTATCCGTGACACGGCACCTTTGCTTGAAGTAAACGCTCCGGCCCTGACCGACCTCGCTACCATTGTTTACACTTCGGGGACCACAGGGATGCCGAAGGGGGTAATGCACGATTTTGAAGGTCTTTCCACTGTGGGGGAAAAGATGATCAAACTGTATGACCTGAAGCCGGACGGACGCATGATCTCTTATTTGCCGCTATCTCATGTGGCTGAGCGTGTTGCTGTGGAAATCGCTGTTCTCTATGTGGGGAACAAAATTTTCTTCGCCGAATCGCTTGATACCTTCGGTGAAGACATCAAGCGTGCGCAACCGACGGTCTTTTTTGCTGTGCCCCGTATCTGGTCTAAGTTTTATCAGAAAGCTTCTGAAGCGCTGCCACCGAAAAAACTGAATCTTTTACTGAAGATTCCAATCGTCAATAAGATTATCAAGAAGAAGATACTTGGTGCCATGGGGCTGGATGAATGCCGTATCGCGTTGTCAGGGGCTGCTGCGCTGTCCCCCGAGATTATTGCCTGGTTCAAAAAACTGGATCTAGAAATTCTTGAAGGGTACGGCATGACAGAAAACCTGGCTTGGTCGCATTCTACGGAAGAGGGTGATCAACAGATTGGTTGGGTTGGTACGCCCAATGACGGTGTTGAGTGCCGCATTGGTGATGGTGGTGAGATTTTGGTGCGTAGTGTGGGTAATCTGAAGGGTTACTACAAGCAGCCGGATAAAACAGCGGAAGATTTGACCGAAGATGGTTGGCTGCACACTGGTGATGTGGGCGAAATCGACGGTAAAGGTCGCCTGCGTATCACTGGCCGGGTTAAAGAGATTTTTAAGACGGAGAAGGGCAAATATGTTGCGCCGGCACCCATCGAGAATCGTCTGTCGACAATGCCTGGACTCGAATTAGCCTGCGTGATTGGTCAAGGTATGGGGCAGCCGGTGGCATTGCTCAATCTTACTCCGGAAGAGCAGGAGCGCTTGAGCAAGGATGGTGAGAAAGAGCGCTTCAACAAGGAGCTGGAGAAGTTATTGGCGCGCGTCAATGAAGAGCTGGACCCGCATGAGCGTTTGACCACCCTAATCGTGTGTAAGGATGCCTGGACCGTTGAAAACAACCTGATCACGCCGACGCTGAAATTGAAGCGTAACGAAATCGAAAAACGTTATGGCGATGCAATTGTTCGATGGTCTAAGACCCGAGGAGTGGTTTGGGAAGCGTGA
- a CDS encoding biotin--[acetyl-CoA-carboxylase] ligase → MKEADLALVRLLSDGSFRSGSELGDELGISRAGVWKRVRRLTDFGLALESVKGKGYRLAQPLELIDPDIVRRHLHGAADLHYQWVTGSTNADALALSGPVVRPQVFITECQQAGRGRRGRAWQSPFAANLYASIRFTLNGGFAALGGLSLAVGVVVGEALRAFDPALPVALKWPNDLLVNGAKVGGILIELAGEMEGRVDVVIGVGLNGRMTAAQAELIDQRWTDLATVLTVMPSRTELASQVITQLMDMLPLFQAQGFDAFKGAFADFDAVSGKKVVVSATGQNLVGVAVGVASDGALLLETDDGIRSLYGGEVSLRIQ, encoded by the coding sequence ATGAAGGAGGCGGACCTAGCGTTGGTTCGCCTTCTTTCTGACGGTTCCTTTCGTTCTGGCTCTGAGCTAGGCGATGAGCTTGGTATTTCGCGGGCGGGAGTCTGGAAGCGAGTGCGGCGGCTTACCGACTTTGGTCTTGCCCTTGAGTCTGTAAAAGGAAAGGGCTATCGGCTGGCTCAGCCTCTGGAGTTGATTGACCCAGACATCGTTAGGCGCCATTTGCATGGCGCTGCAGATTTACATTATCAGTGGGTGACAGGCTCTACCAATGCGGATGCATTGGCTCTGAGTGGCCCTGTTGTCCGTCCTCAAGTTTTCATTACCGAATGTCAGCAGGCGGGTCGTGGGCGTCGCGGTCGTGCCTGGCAGTCCCCTTTTGCGGCTAATCTTTATGCTTCTATTCGCTTCACGCTAAATGGTGGCTTTGCTGCCTTAGGCGGCTTGAGTCTGGCGGTTGGCGTTGTGGTGGGTGAGGCGTTGCGTGCGTTCGACCCCGCCCTTCCTGTTGCGCTCAAGTGGCCCAACGATTTGTTAGTGAATGGTGCGAAGGTTGGCGGCATATTGATTGAGCTGGCAGGTGAAATGGAGGGGCGGGTGGATGTTGTGATTGGCGTTGGGCTCAATGGTCGCATGACTGCCGCTCAGGCGGAGTTGATCGACCAACGGTGGACTGACCTAGCCACTGTGCTAACGGTGATGCCCTCGCGAACGGAGCTGGCAAGCCAGGTGATTACTCAGTTAATGGATATGCTGCCACTTTTTCAGGCGCAAGGGTTTGATGCCTTTAAGGGGGCGTTTGCAGACTTTGATGCCGTGTCCGGTAAAAAAGTGGTGGTCAGTGCTACAGGTCAGAATCTTGTCGGGGTTGCTGTCGGGGTGGCGTCTGATGGTGCGTTGTTGCTGGAAACTGACGATGGGATCCGTTCTCTTTATGGAGGAGAAGTGAGTTTGAGAATTCAATGA
- a CDS encoding type III pantothenate kinase, protein MMLFVDVGNTAMKWRYRDGDVIHQGGGRHEREWSRVVELMLRSLVGMPSEIWVASVAGPEADETIAYYLKEAIRCEPHFYYSCQSDFGVESCYPEPRKLGVDRWVAMIEGFQRYGASIIIDCGSALTIDAVDSRGTFLGGYIVPGLGMLRGALLRDTSDVHIEPGMAQLGLGRSTGECVHNGLLRMSVAFVTEVVLELRQVLDDTCKVLVTGGDAPELIGAFTFEFLHAPDLVLDGLERVAARQQ, encoded by the coding sequence ATGATGCTGTTTGTTGATGTGGGGAATACCGCCATGAAGTGGCGCTACCGCGATGGTGATGTCATACACCAAGGCGGAGGGCGCCATGAGCGTGAGTGGTCACGAGTGGTTGAGCTCATGCTGAGATCATTAGTAGGCATGCCGAGTGAAATATGGGTGGCCTCGGTGGCTGGGCCGGAGGCTGATGAAACAATTGCTTATTACCTGAAGGAGGCTATTCGTTGCGAGCCCCATTTCTATTATTCTTGTCAGTCAGATTTTGGCGTGGAAAGCTGTTATCCAGAGCCGAGAAAGCTGGGAGTGGACCGTTGGGTGGCAATGATTGAAGGCTTTCAGCGTTATGGTGCCTCCATCATTATAGACTGTGGCAGTGCGTTAACTATTGATGCTGTTGATTCGCGCGGCACTTTTCTTGGTGGCTACATTGTGCCTGGCCTTGGGATGTTGCGAGGCGCCTTGCTGAGAGACACATCGGATGTGCACATTGAGCCGGGAATGGCGCAATTGGGATTGGGGCGGTCTACCGGTGAGTGTGTCCATAACGGACTCTTGCGCATGTCTGTGGCCTTTGTCACGGAGGTGGTGCTTGAACTGCGCCAAGTGCTTGATGATACTTGCAAAGTGCTAGTTACCGGCGGAGATGCCCCGGAGCTCATTGGTGCGTTTACGTTTGAGTTCCTGCATGCCCCTGATTTAGTCCTAGATGGATTGGAGCGGGTGGCGGCACGACAACAATAA
- a CDS encoding SPOR domain-containing protein, whose translation MINLVYVGFQLVGSLSPESASLNLSEPRHADDERLQLLAERPQPRSGGEAGVPSGSLCTVVGPWKNQERAEAGAVQLRAIGLAGSVRSLSVQKDRLNWVYLPPYAGRARALQVLRELQDHGIDSFVVKNGKDANAISLGYFSSAESAEGLRVKMRNAGYPAFVRETSRNVTEYWLYLSDSSVENNPDLKVFLEANQSLNVSKVSCL comes from the coding sequence GTGATCAACTTGGTCTACGTAGGCTTTCAGTTGGTCGGATCGCTATCCCCCGAATCAGCGTCTCTGAATCTTTCTGAGCCAAGGCATGCGGATGATGAGCGGCTGCAATTGCTTGCAGAGCGGCCGCAGCCACGCAGTGGAGGCGAGGCCGGTGTGCCTAGTGGGAGTTTGTGTACGGTAGTAGGGCCTTGGAAAAATCAAGAAAGAGCTGAGGCGGGCGCCGTTCAGCTTAGAGCCATTGGCTTGGCGGGCAGCGTGCGAAGTTTGAGTGTGCAAAAGGATAGGCTTAATTGGGTCTATTTGCCCCCTTATGCGGGCAGAGCGCGGGCTCTGCAAGTATTGCGTGAGTTGCAGGATCATGGAATCGACAGCTTTGTAGTTAAGAATGGAAAAGATGCCAATGCCATCTCTCTGGGCTATTTTTCTAGTGCAGAATCAGCTGAAGGGCTTCGCGTGAAGATGCGGAATGCGGGTTACCCGGCGTTTGTTCGTGAAACGTCCCGCAATGTGACGGAGTATTGGCTGTATTTGTCTGATTCATCGGTTGAAAATAATCCTGACCTAAAAGTATTTCTTGAAGCAAATCAATCACTTAATGTTTCCAAAGTGTCCTGTCTCTGA
- the tuf gene encoding elongation factor Tu, with protein MAKEKFERNKPHVNVGTIGHVDHGKTTLTAALTRVCAEVWGGNAVAFDGIDNAPEERERGITIATSHVEYDSPTRHYAHVDCPGHADYVKNMITGAAQMDGAILVCSAADGPMPQTREHILLSRQVGVPYIVVFLNKADMVDDEELLELVEMEVRELLSDYDFPGDDTPIIKGSALKALEGDTSDIGMPAVQKLVETLDEYIPEPERAVDQPFLMPIEDVFSISGRGTVVTGRVERGIVKVGEEIEIVGIHDTTKTTCTGVEMFRKLLDEGRAGENVGVLLRGTKRDEVERGQVLAKPGSINPHTKFVAEVYVLSKDEGGRHTPFFNGYRPQFYFRTTDVTGACTLPEGTEMVMPGDNVQMDVELIAPIAMEDGLRFAIREGGRTVGAGVVAKITE; from the coding sequence GTGGCTAAGGAAAAGTTTGAACGTAATAAACCGCACGTAAACGTAGGCACCATTGGTCACGTTGACCATGGTAAAACCACCCTGACTGCCGCGTTGACCCGCGTGTGTGCAGAAGTATGGGGCGGCAACGCCGTTGCTTTCGATGGTATTGATAATGCCCCGGAAGAGCGTGAGCGTGGTATTACCATTGCGACCTCTCACGTAGAGTACGATTCTCCAACTCGTCACTACGCCCACGTAGATTGCCCCGGTCACGCTGATTATGTGAAAAACATGATCACCGGCGCCGCGCAGATGGATGGCGCAATCCTGGTATGTTCCGCCGCAGACGGCCCCATGCCGCAGACTCGTGAGCACATCCTGCTGTCCCGTCAGGTTGGCGTACCTTACATCGTTGTGTTCCTGAACAAAGCGGACATGGTTGACGATGAAGAGCTGCTTGAGCTGGTAGAAATGGAAGTGCGTGAGCTGCTGAGCGACTACGACTTCCCGGGTGATGATACTCCGATCATTAAGGGTTCAGCGCTGAAAGCACTGGAAGGCGACACTAGCGATATCGGTATGCCTGCGGTGCAGAAGCTTGTTGAGACTCTGGATGAGTACATTCCGGAGCCAGAGCGTGCCGTTGATCAGCCGTTCCTGATGCCGATCGAGGATGTGTTCTCTATCTCTGGTCGCGGTACTGTAGTAACCGGTCGTGTAGAGCGTGGCATCGTTAAAGTAGGCGAGGAAATCGAAATTGTGGGCATCCACGACACCACCAAGACTACCTGTACTGGTGTTGAGATGTTCCGCAAGCTGCTGGACGAAGGTCGTGCTGGTGAGAACGTTGGTGTCTTGCTGCGTGGTACTAAGCGTGATGAAGTTGAGCGTGGTCAGGTATTGGCCAAGCCAGGCTCCATTAACCCGCATACCAAGTTCGTTGCTGAGGTATATGTCCTGAGCAAAGACGAAGGTGGCCGTCACACCCCGTTCTTCAACGGTTACCGTCCGCAGTTCTACTTCCGTACAACTGACGTGACGGGTGCATGTACTCTGCCGGAAGGAACCGAAATGGTAATGCCTGGCGATAACGTGCAAATGGACGTTGAGCTGATCGCTCCGATCGCCATGGAAGATGGTCTGCGCTTCGCGATTCGCGAAGGTGGCCGTACCGTTGGTGCCGGCGTAGTAGCTAAAATCACTGAATAA
- the secE gene encoding preprotein translocase subunit SecE — translation MSEKTEARSGSAAFEAVKWLLVVGFVAAAVVGNSYFSDQPTLYRVIGVVAVSLVAVFVALQTEQGKAFNQLRKDSLVELRKIVWPTRQETLQTTLIVLVFVVIVALLLFVLDWILGGLMSWVIG, via the coding sequence ATGAGCGAGAAAACAGAAGCGCGTTCCGGCTCTGCCGCCTTTGAGGCGGTGAAGTGGTTGTTGGTTGTGGGGTTTGTTGCTGCGGCCGTAGTGGGCAATAGCTATTTCTCCGACCAGCCGACCCTCTATCGAGTAATCGGTGTTGTTGCTGTTTCTCTGGTGGCGGTATTTGTTGCTCTGCAGACTGAGCAGGGCAAGGCATTCAATCAGCTGCGGAAGGACTCCTTGGTTGAGCTGCGCAAAATTGTGTGGCCGACGCGTCAGGAAACCCTGCAAACTACGCTGATTGTTCTGGTCTTTGTTGTGATTGTAGCCCTGTTGCTTTTTGTGCTCGACTGGATTCTCGGTGGACTTATGTCCTGGGTTATTGGCTAA
- the nusG gene encoding transcription termination/antitermination protein NusG: MAKRWYVVHAYSGFEKYVKRALEERVKLRSMEELFGGILVPTEEVVEIKGGQKRKSERKFFPGYVLVQMEMCDDSWHLIKETPKVMGFIGEDSKNPGRVSPITQKEADAILRRMDDAVEKPKPKTLFEAGEVVRVNDGPFADFNGVIEEVNYEKSRLQVAVMIFGRSTPVELEFGQVEKT, translated from the coding sequence ATGGCAAAGCGCTGGTACGTAGTACACGCCTATTCAGGTTTTGAGAAATATGTAAAGCGCGCCCTTGAAGAGCGCGTTAAATTGCGTTCTATGGAAGAGCTTTTTGGTGGCATTCTGGTTCCAACTGAAGAGGTGGTTGAAATCAAGGGTGGCCAGAAGCGTAAATCCGAGCGCAAATTTTTCCCGGGTTACGTTCTGGTGCAGATGGAGATGTGTGACGATTCCTGGCACTTGATCAAGGAAACCCCGAAAGTGATGGGCTTTATTGGTGAAGATTCGAAAAATCCGGGTCGCGTTTCACCGATTACCCAGAAAGAAGCGGATGCTATTCTGCGGCGCATGGATGATGCAGTAGAGAAGCCGAAGCCCAAGACGTTATTTGAAGCGGGTGAGGTGGTTCGTGTTAATGACGGCCCCTTTGCTGACTTCAATGGTGTGATCGAAGAGGTGAATTACGAGAAGAGTCGCCTGCAAGTTGCGGTGATGATTTTTGGTCGATCAACGCCTGTTGAGCTGGAGTTTGGTCAGGTCGAGAAAACCTGA
- the rplK gene encoding 50S ribosomal protein L11: MAKKVQAYIKLQVAAGQANPSPPVGPALGQHGVNIMEFCKAFNAQTQQLDAGAPVPVVITVYNDRSFTFTMKTPPAAYLLKKAAGIKSGSGEPNTKKVGKVTRAQLEEIAKAKEPDLTAADMDAAVRTIAGSARSMGLDVEG, encoded by the coding sequence ATGGCGAAGAAAGTACAAGCCTACATCAAGCTGCAGGTTGCAGCTGGCCAGGCTAATCCTTCACCGCCGGTTGGTCCTGCTCTGGGTCAGCACGGTGTGAACATCATGGAGTTTTGTAAGGCGTTCAACGCCCAGACTCAGCAGCTGGATGCCGGGGCACCGGTTCCGGTTGTGATCACCGTGTACAACGATCGCTCCTTTACCTTCACCATGAAGACGCCGCCGGCGGCCTACCTGTTGAAGAAGGCAGCAGGGATCAAGAGTGGTTCCGGTGAACCGAACACCAAGAAAGTGGGCAAGGTAACCCGTGCGCAGCTGGAAGAGATCGCCAAGGCTAAAGAGCCTGATCTGACCGCTGCGGATATGGATGCCGCCGTGCGCACTATCGCGGGTTCTGCCCGTTCCATGGGCCTGGATGTGGAGGGTTAA
- the rplA gene encoding 50S ribosomal protein L1: protein MAKLSKRNRAIREKIEAGKLYPVEEAVALLAELSAVKFKESVDVAVNLGVDPRKSDQNVRGASVLPHGTGKTVRVAVFAQGAKAEEAKEAGADVVGFDDLAEQVQGGEINFDVVIASPDAMRVVGKLGTILGPRGLMPNPKVGTVTPDVAQAVKNAKGGQVRYRTDKGGIIHCTVGQVGFDTNAIKENVEALIADLKKAKPSSAKGTFFKKVTLSTTMGPGLSIDPASLVM from the coding sequence ATGGCTAAACTGTCTAAGCGTAACCGTGCCATCCGCGAGAAAATTGAAGCGGGTAAGCTGTATCCGGTGGAAGAAGCGGTTGCCCTGCTGGCTGAGCTTTCTGCCGTTAAATTTAAAGAGTCTGTGGATGTAGCGGTAAACCTGGGTGTTGACCCGCGTAAATCCGACCAGAACGTCCGTGGAGCCTCTGTCCTGCCCCACGGTACAGGTAAAACTGTCCGTGTTGCTGTTTTTGCTCAAGGCGCGAAAGCTGAAGAAGCAAAAGAAGCGGGCGCAGACGTTGTCGGTTTTGATGATCTGGCTGAACAGGTTCAAGGTGGCGAGATCAACTTTGATGTGGTGATCGCCTCCCCCGACGCCATGCGCGTTGTCGGCAAGTTGGGCACGATTCTTGGCCCTCGTGGTCTGATGCCTAACCCGAAGGTTGGTACCGTGACTCCGGATGTGGCTCAGGCTGTCAAGAATGCCAAAGGTGGTCAGGTCCGTTACCGCACCGATAAAGGTGGCATAATCCACTGCACGGTGGGTCAGGTAGGTTTTGATACCAATGCCATCAAAGAAAATGTGGAAGCGTTGATTGCTGATCTCAAGAAGGCCAAGCCATCATCCGCTAAAGGGACTTTCTTCAAGAAAGTAACGCTGTCCACCACTATGGGTCCTGGTCTGTCTATCGATCCGGCATCCTTGGTGATGTAA
- the rplJ gene encoding 50S ribosomal protein L10, translating to MPLNLEDKRAIVASVNAVAAEALSAVVADYRGLTVSQMTELRSKARETGVYLKVVRNTLAKFAVKDTEFECLNDALVGPTVLAFSKDDPGAAARLIKDFAKDHDALEVKALAVGGVTYGAQDIDVLAKLPTRDEAISQLMSVMQAPVAKFVRTLNEVPGKFVRTVAAVKDQKQSAA from the coding sequence ATGCCTTTGAATCTGGAGGACAAACGAGCGATTGTTGCTTCGGTAAATGCTGTTGCTGCTGAAGCGCTGTCTGCTGTGGTTGCTGACTATCGTGGTCTCACTGTTTCTCAGATGACTGAGTTGCGTAGTAAGGCCCGTGAAACCGGTGTGTACCTGAAAGTAGTACGGAACACGCTGGCGAAGTTCGCCGTGAAAGACACAGAATTCGAGTGTCTGAACGATGCACTGGTTGGCCCCACTGTTTTGGCTTTCTCCAAGGATGATCCGGGCGCTGCTGCTCGCCTCATCAAGGATTTCGCCAAAGACCATGACGCGCTGGAAGTAAAAGCTCTGGCCGTGGGTGGCGTAACTTATGGTGCTCAGGATATCGATGTCCTCGCCAAGTTGCCGACTCGCGACGAAGCAATTTCTCAGCTCATGTCCGTTATGCAGGCCCCTGTGGCCAAGTTTGTTCGTACCCTCAACGAGGTGCCTGGCAAATTTGTTCGTACGGTTGCTGCAGTTAAGGACCAGAAACAGAGTGCTGCCTGA